In a single window of the Gossypium hirsutum isolate 1008001.06 chromosome D02, Gossypium_hirsutum_v2.1, whole genome shotgun sequence genome:
- the LOC121214603 gene encoding laccase-21 has protein sequence MGVEPACPVLLLFLAGIIIWVVEAEVHYYDFVLAEKNFTRLCKTKSMLVVNGQFPGPTIYVHKGDTVFVNVHNHGDYGLTVHWHGVKQPRNPWSDGSAYITQCPIEPGHNFTYEVVFSEEEGTLWWHANSDWTRNTVHGAIVIYPPHGFSYPFPTPAGEQILILGTWFTYDVNKVIKEILRTGKDVPVSDAYIINGQPGDFCACSKEMAYRWQVDYGKTYLIRLVNALMNEEFFFAIAGHDLIVVGIDGSYLKPFTTSYVMLSNGQTMDVLVKTNRSPGRYYMAGRQYYTDNLFFTGYDKTNASAILEYRGKYDRLSSPFFPEKLPSYTDYDSATQFRKRLKSLASKEHPIDVPRNVTTQMYITASMDKIVHNFSAYMDYTLLSSLNNISWVNPSTDVLQAYYRNLSGFYTLDFLDEPPYYFDFVADLRDDSTHPLKGTKVKVLEYSEEVEIVFQSTNLLNASDEHSMYIHGHKFYVLGEGYGNFNSTRDTETYNLVDPPYLSTASLPVKGWLTIRFKANNPGVWAMHCQEGRHLIWGMNTVLIVKNGSNPETSIRTPPPNMPSCASYPSIHKALEVSAE, from the exons ATGGGTGTTGAGCCAGCATGTCCTGTATTACTTTTGTTTCTCGCTGGGATTATCATTTGGGTAGTTGAAGCTGAAGTTCACTATTATGATTTTGTT CTGGCTGAGAAGAATTTCACGAGGCTGTGCAAGACCAAGAGTATGCTGGTTGTTAATGGCCAATTCCCAGGACCCACCATTTATGTTCATAAAGGTGATACGGTGTTTGTTAATGTCCATAATCATGGGGATTATGGTCTCACCGTTCACTG GCATGGGGTAAAGCAACCAAGGAATCCATGGTCAGATGGGTCAGCATACATCACGCAATGCCCTATTGAACCTGGCCACAATTTCACATATGAAGTTGTGTTTTCTGAGGAAGAAGGAACCCTCTGGTGGCATGCTAACAGTGATTGGACTAGAAACACTGTTCATGGTGCCATTGTCATTTACCCTCCTCATGGATTTTCCTACCCTTTTCCCACTCCTGCTGGAGAACAAATCCTCATACTCG GGACCTGGTTTACCTATGATGTAAACAAGGTAATCAAAGAGATCCTGAGAACTGGGAAAGATGTCCCTGTATCTGATGCTTATATCATAAATGGCCAGCCAGGAGATTTCTGTGCTTGTTCTAAAG AGATGGCATACCGATGGCAAGTCGATTACGGGAAGACGTACTTGATTCGCTTAGTCAATGCATTGATGAATGAAGAGTTCTTCTTTGCAATAGCAGGACATGATCTCATAGTTGTTGGAATCGATGGAAGCTACCTGAAACCTTTTACTACAAGTTATGTCATGTTATCAAATGGTCAGACAATGGATGTTTTAGTCAAAACAAATCGATCTCCCGGTCGTTATTACATGGCCGGTCGACAATATTACACCGATAATCTGTTTTTTACCGGATATGATAAAACAAATGCTTCTGCGATTCTTGAGTATAGAGGGAAATACGACCGACTGTCATCTCCTTTCTTTCCTGAAAAACTTCCTTCGTATACCGACTATGATTCTGCAACACAATTCAGGAAGCGTCTGAAAAGCTTGGCAAGCAAAGAACATCCTATAGATGTTCCGAGAAACGTAACTACCCAAATGTACATAACAGCTTCCATGGATAAAATTGTTCACAACTTTTCTGCGTATATGGACTATACTCTTCTTTCAAGCTTAAACAATATAAGCTGGGTGAACCCCTCAACAGATGTGCTTCAAGCTTATTACAG GAACTTGAGTGGATTCTATACCTTGGATTTTCTGGATGAGCCTCCCTATTACTTCGACTTTGTCGCCGATTTGAGAGATGATAGTACGCATCCATTGAAGGGGACGAAGGTGAAAGTTTTGGAATACAGTGAAGAGGTTGAGATAGTGTTTCAGTCAACAAATCTGTTGAACGCATCGGATGAGCATTCTATGTATATACACGGGCATAAATTTTACGTACTCGGAGAGGGTTATGGGAATTTCAACAGTACAAGAGATACGGAAACCTATAATCTAGTTGATCCACCTTACCTCAGCACTGCTTCACTCCCTGTGAAAGGATGGCTGACGATCAGATTTAAAGCTAACAATCCTG GAGTGTGGGCAATGCACTGCCAGGAAGGTAGACATTTGATTTGGGGAATGAACACTGTTCTGATAGTGAAGAATGGCAGCAATCCGGAAACAAGCATTCGTACTCCCCCTCCTAACATGCCTTCTTGTGCAAGTTATCCTTCCATTCACAAAGCTTTGGAAGTTTCGGCTGAATAA
- the LOC107910479 gene encoding tRNA pseudouridine(38/39) synthase — protein sequence MLNGISESGSDVVGSFISQLQAFQNRVKELEAENSKLSSQISKCCCHKTEEMQNGSDVESFKQGVESQRKNAGGDKTRKKKTIERNPGYDLKIMTHHSKRYVALRVMYFGQRFYGFASEAQMDPTVESEIFKALEKTRLLVGDRKESQYSRCGRTDKGVSSVGQVIALFLRSNLKETDGNHKISGELIPEAQIEGEIDYVRVLNRVLPSDIRILGWSPVSIDFSARFSCLAREYKYFFWRGNLNLSAMENAGKKFLGEHDFRNFCKMDAANVHNYRRRITQFEISSSNMSFEGGQLCAIKVKGSAFLWHQVRCMVAVLFMIGQGLESVDVIDILLDIEKTPRKPQYAMAPETPLILQSCEFEDVKFICSSDSGQALRIHLENEGRAYQLQSAIFQEAALSCLPLAKDQSLFNDGTIKKVTSHISLLCRPTEPSYEERRGKLNSRR from the exons atgttaaacGGAATAAGCGAGTCCGGCAGTGATGTCGTGGGTAGCTTCATATCCCAACTACAGGCTTTCCAAAATAGAGTGAAG GAATTAGAGGCTGAGAATTCAAAGCTATCTTCTCAAATCTCCAAATGTTGTTGCCATAAG ACAGAGGAGATGCAAAATGGTTCTGATGTTGAAAGCTTTAAACAGGGTGTGGAAAGTCAGAGAAAAAACGCTGGAGGTGATAAGaccagaaaaaagaaaacaatagaAAGAAATCCAG GTTATGATTTGAAAATTATGACTCACCATTCCAAGAGATATGTTGCTTTAAGAGTCATGTATTTTGGTCAGAG GTTTTATGGTTTTGCTTCAGAAGCACAAATGGATCCCACTGTTGAG TCTGAAATTTTCAAAGCACTTGAGAAAACAAGGCTTTTAGTTGGTGACAGGAAGGAATCACAGTACTCAAGGTGTGGCAGAACAGATAAGGGGGTGTCCTCTGTTGGCCAA GTGATTGCATTGTTTTTAAGGTCAAACCTCAAAGAAACTGATGGAAACCACAAAATTTCAGGAGAATTAATTCCTGAGGCACAAATTG AAGGAGAAATTGATTATGTGAGAGTACTGAACCGAGTCCTTCCAAGTGATATTCGAATTTTAGGATGGAGTCCTGTTTCAATTGATTTCAGTGCAAG GTTTAGTTGTTTGGCTAGAGAATATAAGTACTTCTTTTGGAGAGGAAATTTGAATCTCTCC GCTATGGAGAATGCAGGAAAGAAATTTCTTGGAGAACATGACTTCAGAAACTTTTGTAAGATGGATGCAGCAAATGTACACAACTACAGGCGTCGTATTACACAGTTTGAAATTTCTTCTTCTAATATGAG CTTTGAAGGCGGTCAGCTTTGTGCTATTAAAGTTAAAGGTAGTGCCTTCCTGTGGCATCAGGTGCGGTGCATGGTTGCTGTGCTATTTATGATAGGCCAAGGTCTTGAATCAGTTGAT GTGATAGATATATTACTGGACATTGAGAAGACACCGAGAAAACCTCAGTATGCCATGGCTCCAGAGACCCCATTGATCCTTCAATCCTGTGAATTTGAAGATGTCAAGTTTATTTGCTCCTCAG ATTCTGGGCAAGCACTTCGTATACACTTGGAAAATGAGGGTCGAGCATACCAGCTTCAGTCTGCAATTTTTCAAGAAGCTGCTCTGAGTTGCTTGCCTTTAGCAAAAG ACCAGAGCTTATTTAATGATGGAACAATCAAGAAGGTCACTTCCCATATTTCTCTCTTGTGTCGGCCAACTGAGC CATCATACGAAGAACGACGTGGCAAACTGAATTCaagaagatga
- the LOC107910477 gene encoding ras-related protein Rab7: MSMRRRTLLKVIVLGDSGVGKTSLMNQYVHMKFTQQYKATIGADFVTKELQIDDRDVTLQMWDTAGQERFQSLGVAFYRGADCCVLVYDVNVMKSFDSLDNWHEEFLKQANPTDPRTFPFILLGNKIDVDGGNTRVVSEKKAKDWCASKENIPYFETSAKEDINVEAAFHCIAKTALANEREQDIYFQGIPDAVSETEQRGGCAC, translated from the exons ATGTCAATGCGCAGACGAACCTTGCTGAAGGTCATTGTTCTCGGTGATAGCGG AGTGGGAAAGACGTCGTTGATGAATCA ATATGTTCATATGAAGTTTACTCAACAATATAAAGCAACTATTGGTGCTGATTTTGTCACTAAAGAACTCCAGATTGACGACCGGGATGTCACTCTTCAA ATGTGGGACACTGCAGGGCAGGAAAGGTTTCAAAGTCTTGGAGTTGCCTTCTATAGAGGTGCAGATTGTTGTGTGCTAGTTTATGATGTTAATGTGATGAAATCATTTGACAGCCTCGACAATTGGCATGAGGAGTTCCTTAAACAG GCAAATCCTACTGACCCCAGGACATTTCCTTTTATATTGCTTGGAAACAAGATAGATGTAGATGGCGGTAATACTCGAGTG GTCTCTGAGAAGAAAGCAAAAGACTGGTGCGCTTCAAAAGAAAACATACCTTACTTTGAAACATCAGCGAAAGAAGATATCAACGTTGAAGCTGCATTCCATTGTATTGCCAAAACTGCTCTCGCGAATGAGCGCGAGCAGGACAT ATATTTTCAGGGCATCCCAGATGCTGTCAGTGAGACTGAGCAAAGAGGTGGCTGTGCATGCTGA